A single region of the Zetaproteobacteria bacterium genome encodes:
- the clpS gene encoding ATP-dependent Clp protease adapter ClpS, whose amino-acid sequence MAMEIEHRPEATRQRLKPPPLYRVVLLNDDFTPMDFVTELLCSLFHKPRDEAERIMLQIHHQGRGVGGVYPLDVAETKQYQALSISRRAGHPLRCVVEPERSA is encoded by the coding sequence ATGGCAATGGAAATCGAACACCGGCCCGAGGCCACCAGGCAGCGGCTCAAGCCACCGCCGCTCTACCGGGTGGTACTGCTCAACGACGACTTCACACCGATGGACTTCGTCACCGAGCTGCTCTGCTCCCTGTTCCACAAACCGCGCGACGAGGCCGAACGGATCATGTTGCAGATCCACCACCAGGGGCGCGGGGTGGGCGGCGTCTACCCCCTGGACGTCGCGGAAACCAAGCAGTATCAGGCACTCTCCATCAGCCGCCGGGCCGGCCACCCGCTGCGATGCGTGGTCGAGCCCGAGCGCTCCGCTTGA
- a CDS encoding LysM domain-containing protein, protein MKRRLPAALCIALLTLLRPCTAAAGSPPRPEQEIKPGITQPYIVKPGDTLWDIADHFFRDPERWLEIWEHNLSITNPDLIYPGNRIWFDVRRRAQGGLTTVRPHPEVVIRPVQREPEGIDPGLMLTMLARHDRITNTLPKEAGRILDAADDRLHFGRNDLVYLRMETSAKPGEVFDIFRRSDEIREPDGRPVGTLLAHVGQLQITSRASDGIYRARITRSFEEIGRGDFLLPAATVDPHITPTPPRRALEGRVVHIRDDAAEAGQNQVVVLDIGSSAGAAPGTRLAVYRAGRNLPDGTATLPPEKIAELIVISPQQAGSFALVTASSTSINIGDIVRGTPSRTAR, encoded by the coding sequence ATGAAGCGCCGCCTGCCCGCCGCCTTGTGCATCGCACTGCTCACCCTCCTGCGTCCCTGCACCGCCGCAGCCGGTTCGCCACCGAGACCGGAGCAGGAGATCAAGCCCGGCATCACCCAGCCCTACATCGTCAAGCCCGGGGACACCCTGTGGGACATCGCCGACCACTTCTTCCGCGATCCCGAGCGGTGGCTCGAGATCTGGGAGCACAACCTCTCGATCACCAACCCCGATCTGATCTACCCGGGCAACCGGATCTGGTTCGACGTCCGCCGCCGGGCGCAGGGTGGGCTGACCACCGTCCGCCCCCATCCCGAGGTGGTCATCCGCCCGGTGCAGCGGGAGCCGGAGGGGATCGATCCCGGCCTGATGCTGACCATGCTCGCCCGCCACGACCGGATCACCAACACGCTGCCGAAGGAGGCGGGCCGCATCCTCGACGCCGCGGACGACCGGCTCCACTTCGGACGCAACGACCTCGTCTACCTGCGCATGGAGACCTCGGCGAAGCCGGGCGAGGTATTCGACATCTTCCGCCGAAGCGACGAGATCCGGGAGCCCGACGGACGTCCGGTCGGCACCCTGCTGGCCCATGTGGGGCAACTGCAGATCACCAGCCGGGCGTCGGACGGGATCTACCGGGCCAGGATCACCCGCTCGTTCGAGGAGATCGGCCGGGGGGACTTCCTGCTGCCGGCCGCCACGGTCGATCCGCACATCACGCCGACCCCTCCCCGTCGGGCGCTGGAGGGAAGGGTGGTCCACATCCGTGACGACGCCGCCGAGGCGGGGCAGAATCAGGTGGTGGTGCTCGATATCGGCAGCAGCGCGGGAGCGGCGCCGGGGACACGGCTGGCGGTCTACCGCGCCGGACGGAACCTTCCCGATGGAACGGCGACACTTCCTCCGGAGAAGATCGCCGAGCTGATCGTCATCAGCCCCCAGCAGGCGGGGTCGTTCGCACTGGTCACCGCCTCCTCCACCTCGATCAACATCGGCGACATCGTGCGCGGCACCCCGTCCCGAACGGCACGGTAG
- the plsY gene encoding glycerol-3-phosphate 1-O-acyltransferase: protein MTIPAVALIAYLIGSIPFGLIFARRFAGVDPRTVGSGNIGATNAMRAGGRKVGACTLIADILKGALPVALVLPLHQPAPTVAVIVAVVLGHLFPVWLRFRGGKGVATMLGVMLVWHPAAALAALAVWLLLYLLLRYVSLASIVAGLVPPPAIALLGGTGWETATAALLSALLVWRHHANIGRLIRGEEPKTR, encoded by the coding sequence ATCACGATCCCCGCCGTCGCGCTGATCGCCTACCTGATCGGCTCCATCCCCTTCGGCCTGATCTTCGCCCGCCGCTTCGCCGGTGTCGATCCCCGCACCGTCGGCAGCGGCAACATCGGCGCCACCAACGCCATGCGTGCCGGCGGACGCAAAGTGGGCGCCTGCACCCTGATCGCCGACATCCTCAAGGGGGCGCTGCCCGTGGCATTGGTGCTGCCGCTGCATCAGCCTGCGCCCACCGTCGCCGTCATCGTTGCGGTGGTACTGGGCCACCTCTTCCCCGTCTGGCTGCGCTTCCGCGGCGGCAAGGGGGTCGCGACCATGCTCGGGGTGATGCTGGTCTGGCATCCGGCCGCCGCACTGGCCGCGCTCGCCGTCTGGCTGCTGCTCTACCTCCTGCTGCGCTACGTCTCGCTCGCCTCCATCGTCGCGGGGTTGGTCCCGCCGCCGGCGATCGCGCTGCTCGGTGGCACGGGTTGGGAAACGGCGACCGCCGCGCTACTCTCGGCGCTGCTGGTCTGGCGTCACCACGCCAACATCGGCAGACTGATCCGCGGAGAGGAGCCCAAAACCCGATGA
- the clpA gene encoding ATP-dependent Clp protease ATP-binding subunit ClpA, whose product MLDEELENSLNAVFRDAHLRRNEYVTVEHLLLGLIDNPSAREVLLACGARLDLLAQDLNDFIRNHVPVLPNGGDTTASVGLQRVIQRAVMNVQAANRDVVTGAHVLAAIFSERDSHALFFLQRQGLTRYDVVSHIAHGAHEGRGRATERPAGEPGDETVGRRTRRNKEKKRASALEQYCIDLTAQAREGRFDPLIGREREISRCVHILCRRRKNNPLLVGQAGVGKTAIAEGLAGRIAEGAVPEKLRCATIYALDMGALIAGTKYRGDFEERVKSVLSELERQPGAILFIDEIHTLIGTGSANGSAMDASNLLKPALGRSGLHCIGATTWNEYQQIFEKDHALARRFQKVDIEEPSLEETVKILQGLKSRFEAFHSIRYTREALEAAANLASRHVQDRRLPDSAIDIIDEAGAAMHLKKGRKQVGTRDIEATVAAMIKAPIQQVSISDTRRLASLERNLQLTVFGQDEAIAQLATCIKLARAGLNRAEKPIGSFLFAGPTGVGKTEVARQLARILGIELIRFDMSEYSEAHAISRLIGSPPGYVGFEQGGQLTDAIIKHPHAVLLLDEIEKAHPDMFNLLLQVMDHGRLTDSNGRNVNFHHVILIMTSNVGAVELQRASVGFTRQPPLDRCEEAVRQTFSPEFRNRLDAVIPFAPLSPVTILHVVDKFLMQLEEQLTDKRVTLYVEPEARQWLADHGYDPVMGARPMARLIDREIKRPLADALLFGPLRRGGRVEVRCGKRGLTLHYPQRELAEA is encoded by the coding sequence ATACTCGACGAAGAGCTCGAAAACTCCCTGAACGCCGTCTTCCGCGACGCCCATCTGCGGCGCAACGAGTATGTCACCGTCGAACATCTGCTGCTCGGCCTGATCGACAACCCTTCCGCGCGCGAGGTGCTGCTCGCCTGCGGCGCCCGGCTCGACCTGCTCGCCCAGGATCTCAACGACTTCATTCGCAACCACGTCCCCGTCCTGCCCAACGGCGGCGACACCACCGCCAGCGTCGGTCTGCAGCGGGTGATCCAGCGGGCGGTGATGAACGTGCAGGCGGCCAACCGCGACGTGGTCACCGGTGCCCACGTGCTGGCGGCGATCTTCTCCGAGCGCGATTCCCACGCCCTCTTCTTCCTCCAGCGACAGGGGCTGACCCGCTACGACGTCGTCTCCCACATCGCCCACGGCGCCCATGAGGGCAGGGGGCGCGCCACGGAGCGCCCCGCCGGCGAACCCGGCGACGAGACCGTCGGCAGGAGAACCAGACGCAACAAGGAGAAGAAACGGGCCTCCGCCCTGGAGCAGTACTGCATCGACCTCACCGCCCAGGCGCGGGAGGGCCGCTTCGATCCGCTGATCGGCCGTGAGCGGGAGATCAGCCGCTGCGTCCACATCCTCTGCCGGCGGCGCAAGAACAACCCGCTGCTCGTCGGCCAGGCCGGCGTGGGCAAGACGGCCATCGCCGAAGGGCTGGCCGGGCGGATCGCCGAAGGGGCCGTACCGGAGAAGCTGCGCTGCGCCACCATCTACGCGCTCGACATGGGTGCGCTGATCGCCGGCACCAAGTACCGCGGCGATTTCGAGGAGCGGGTCAAGTCGGTGTTGAGCGAACTGGAACGACAACCCGGCGCCATCCTCTTCATCGACGAGATCCACACCCTGATCGGCACCGGCTCGGCCAACGGAAGCGCCATGGATGCCTCCAACCTGCTCAAGCCGGCATTGGGCAGAAGCGGCCTGCACTGCATCGGCGCCACCACCTGGAACGAATACCAGCAGATCTTCGAGAAGGACCACGCGCTGGCCCGCCGTTTCCAGAAGGTGGACATCGAGGAACCGTCGCTGGAGGAGACGGTCAAGATCCTGCAGGGGCTCAAATCCCGCTTCGAGGCGTTTCACAGCATCCGCTACACCCGTGAGGCGCTGGAGGCGGCGGCCAACCTCGCCTCGCGCCACGTGCAGGACCGGCGCCTGCCCGACTCGGCCATCGACATCATCGACGAGGCCGGCGCGGCGATGCACCTGAAGAAGGGGCGCAAGCAGGTCGGCACGCGCGACATCGAGGCGACGGTGGCAGCGATGATCAAGGCGCCGATCCAGCAGGTGAGCATCTCCGACACCCGCAGGCTGGCGTCGCTGGAGCGCAACCTGCAACTGACCGTCTTCGGGCAGGACGAGGCGATCGCCCAGTTGGCCACCTGCATCAAGCTGGCCCGCGCCGGTCTCAACCGGGCGGAGAAGCCGATCGGCAGCTTCCTCTTCGCCGGCCCGACCGGTGTGGGCAAGACCGAGGTGGCGCGACAACTGGCCCGCATCCTGGGCATCGAGCTGATCCGCTTCGATATGTCGGAGTACAGCGAGGCGCACGCCATCTCGCGGCTGATCGGCTCCCCGCCGGGGTATGTCGGGTTCGAACAGGGCGGCCAGTTGACCGACGCCATCATCAAACATCCCCATGCGGTGCTGCTGCTCGACGAGATCGAGAAGGCCCACCCCGACATGTTCAACCTGCTGCTGCAGGTGATGGACCACGGCCGCCTGACCGACAGCAACGGCCGCAACGTCAACTTCCACCACGTGATCCTGATCATGACCAGCAACGTCGGGGCGGTCGAGCTGCAGCGCGCCTCCGTCGGCTTCACCCGCCAGCCGCCGCTCGACCGCTGCGAGGAGGCGGTGCGCCAGACCTTCAGCCCCGAGTTCCGCAACCGGCTCGACGCCGTCATCCCCTTCGCCCCGCTCTCGCCGGTGACCATCCTCCACGTGGTGGACAAGTTCCTCATGCAGCTGGAGGAGCAGCTGACCGACAAACGGGTGACGCTCTACGTCGAGCCGGAGGCGCGCCAGTGGCTGGCAGACCACGGCTACGACCCGGTGATGGGGGCGCGGCCGATGGCCCGGCTGATCGATCGCGAAATCAAGCGGCCGCTGGCCGACGCCCTTCTCTTCGGACCGCTGCGCCGCGGCGGCAGGGTCGAGGTCCGTTGCGGCAAACGAGGGTTGACGCTGCACTACCCGCAGCGCGAACTGGCCGAGGCGTGA
- a CDS encoding TatD family deoxyribonuclease has translation MELFDSHCHLDFPHFDGDRDQVVARMKEAGVTRAMVVSVDLDHMERLQAFCAGYAGFGFSLGLHPNHEVEREPDVADLRSLAAAHPAVRAIGETGLDYFRHRVDPALQQQRFRAHLEAAGMLDLPVIIHMREADADTLAILREVRPQRGVMHCFSSGMAEAEAALELGLHISFSGNVTFKRNQALREVAARVPLDRLLIETDSPFLAPEPYRGQRNEPAFVRRVAEVVAEARGMAPEELARATTKNAMKLFGMEGSA, from the coding sequence ATGGAGCTGTTTGACAGCCACTGCCATCTCGATTTTCCCCACTTCGACGGCGATCGCGACCAGGTGGTGGCGCGCATGAAGGAGGCCGGGGTGACGCGGGCGATGGTGGTTTCGGTCGACCTCGACCACATGGAGCGGCTGCAGGCGTTCTGCGCCGGTTACGCAGGCTTCGGCTTCTCGCTCGGACTGCACCCCAACCACGAGGTGGAACGGGAGCCGGACGTTGCCGATCTGCGCTCGCTTGCCGCTGCCCATCCGGCGGTGCGGGCCATCGGCGAGACCGGGCTGGATTACTTCCGTCACCGCGTCGATCCGGCGCTGCAGCAGCAGCGCTTCCGCGCCCATCTGGAGGCGGCCGGGATGCTCGACCTGCCGGTGATCATCCACATGCGCGAGGCCGATGCCGACACGCTGGCCATCCTGCGGGAGGTGCGGCCGCAGCGCGGGGTGATGCACTGCTTCTCCTCCGGGATGGCCGAGGCCGAGGCGGCGCTGGAGCTCGGGCTGCACATCTCCTTCTCCGGCAATGTCACCTTCAAGCGCAACCAGGCGCTGCGCGAGGTGGCCGCACGGGTGCCGCTCGATCGGCTGCTGATCGAGACCGACAGCCCGTTTCTCGCACCGGAGCCTTATCGCGGCCAGCGCAACGAGCCGGCCTTCGTCCGCCGGGTGGCCGAGGTGGTCGCCGAGGCGCGCGGCATGGCGCCGGAGGAGCTGGCGCGTGCGACGACGAAGAACGCGATGAAGCTGTTTGGCATGGAGGGAAGCGCGTGA
- a CDS encoding NAD-dependent epimerase has protein sequence MSTVLVTGAAGFIGFHLARRLLERGDRVVGIDNLNDYYEVALKQARLDQLTDRPGFTFHRLDLADRAGMEALFSAHRFDRVVHLAAQAGVRYSLTNPHAYVESNLVGFLHILEGCRQHEVAHLVYASSSSVYGANESIPFSVHDNVDHPVSLYAASKKAGELMAHSYSHLYRLPTTGLRFFTVYGPWGRPDMAYFLFARAMVRGEPIKLFNHGAMQRDFTYIDDIVEGVVRVLDHIPAGDPAWDGASPDPGSSRAPYRIYNIGRGQPVALTDFVALLEQALGVEANRQMLPMQPGDVPVTFADVADLARDVGYRPATSLEEGMARFVAWFREYSGL, from the coding sequence ATGAGCACCGTCCTGGTCACCGGCGCCGCCGGCTTCATCGGCTTCCACCTCGCCCGGCGGCTGCTGGAGCGGGGCGATCGGGTGGTGGGGATCGACAACCTCAACGACTACTACGAGGTGGCGCTCAAGCAGGCGCGGTTGGATCAACTCACCGACCGACCCGGCTTCACCTTCCACAGGCTCGATCTGGCCGATCGCGCCGGCATGGAGGCGCTCTTCTCCGCCCACCGCTTCGATCGGGTGGTGCATCTCGCCGCCCAGGCCGGGGTGCGCTACTCGCTGACCAATCCGCACGCCTATGTGGAGAGCAATCTGGTCGGCTTCCTCCACATCCTCGAAGGGTGCCGTCAGCACGAGGTGGCCCATCTGGTCTACGCCTCCTCCAGCTCGGTCTACGGCGCCAACGAATCGATTCCCTTCTCGGTGCACGACAATGTTGACCATCCGGTGTCGCTCTATGCGGCGAGCAAGAAGGCGGGCGAGCTGATGGCCCACAGCTACAGCCATCTCTACCGGCTGCCGACCACCGGGCTGCGCTTCTTCACCGTCTATGGGCCGTGGGGCAGGCCGGACATGGCCTACTTCCTCTTCGCCCGCGCCATGGTGCGCGGCGAGCCGATCAAGCTGTTCAACCACGGGGCGATGCAGCGTGATTTCACCTACATCGACGACATCGTCGAGGGGGTGGTGCGGGTGCTCGATCACATCCCGGCGGGCGATCCGGCGTGGGATGGCGCCTCCCCCGACCCCGGCAGCAGCCGCGCGCCATACCGCATCTACAACATCGGCCGCGGCCAGCCGGTGGCGCTGACCGACTTCGTCGCCCTGCTGGAGCAGGCGCTTGGGGTGGAGGCGAACAGGCAGATGCTGCCGATGCAGCCGGGCGATGTGCCGGTCACCTTCGCCGATGTAGCTGATCTGGCGCGCGATGTCGGCTACCGTCCCGCGACCTCGCTGGAGGAGGGGATGGCAAGGTTTGTTGCATGGTTCAGGGAGTACAGTGGGTTATGA
- the tsaA gene encoding tRNA (N6-threonylcarbamoyladenosine(37)-N6)-methyltransferase TrmO: protein MPPAELRLRPIGVVRSPHKERFAAPRQPGGTPTPHAATATIELRDDLADATRDLACFSHIWLIYWLHLNRGWNPLVRPPGRGGTPRGLLATRAPHRPNPIGLSALRLIACDRTNLTVEAGDLLDGTPVLDIKPYLPYCDRIDQANSGWLQPPSPSAPHGVRS from the coding sequence ATCCCCCCGGCCGAACTCCGGCTGCGGCCGATCGGCGTCGTCCGCAGCCCCCACAAAGAGCGCTTCGCCGCCCCGCGCCAGCCCGGCGGCACGCCCACGCCCCACGCAGCGACCGCCACCATCGAGCTGCGCGACGATCTGGCCGATGCGACACGCGACCTGGCATGCTTCTCCCACATCTGGTTGATCTACTGGTTGCACCTCAACCGCGGCTGGAATCCGCTGGTCCGCCCGCCCGGCCGGGGAGGCACGCCGCGCGGCCTGCTGGCCACCCGCGCACCGCACCGCCCCAACCCGATCGGGCTCTCGGCCCTGCGGCTGATCGCCTGCGACCGGACGAACCTCACCGTGGAGGCGGGCGACCTGCTCGACGGCACGCCGGTGCTGGACATCAAACCCTACCTTCCCTACTGCGACCGCATCGACCAGGCCAACTCCGGCTGGTTGCAACCGCCAAGCCCCTCCGCACCCCACGGGGTCCGGAGCTGA
- a CDS encoding HAD family hydrolase, translating to MESLRCIIFDVDGTLADTERDGHRVAFNRAFADAGLARRWDVATYGRLLAVTGGKERIRRDIADGGMPAMEEEEIARLHAAKTAHYQRLIAEGGIPLRPGVMRLLEESYRAGVRLAVATTTTPAALDALIAHVMGEEWFDRFEVLAAGDVVPAKKPAPDIYRYALERLGLPPEHALAVEDSANGLRSARGAGLACVVTVNDYTRGQCFDGADLVVSDLGEPDGPEVELLADPHGLAPFHHVDLPLLRRLEGCHGAV from the coding sequence ATGGAATCGTTGCGATGCATCATCTTCGACGTCGATGGCACGCTGGCCGACACCGAACGCGACGGCCACCGCGTCGCCTTCAACCGCGCCTTCGCCGATGCCGGGCTGGCGCGGCGCTGGGATGTGGCCACCTATGGTCGGCTGCTGGCGGTCACCGGCGGCAAGGAGCGCATCCGGCGGGATATCGCCGACGGCGGGATGCCGGCGATGGAGGAGGAGGAGATCGCCCGGCTCCATGCGGCCAAGACCGCCCACTATCAGCGGTTGATCGCGGAGGGGGGGATTCCGCTGCGTCCGGGCGTGATGCGGCTGCTGGAGGAGTCGTATCGCGCCGGGGTGCGGCTGGCCGTGGCCACCACCACCACGCCGGCGGCGCTCGACGCCCTGATCGCCCATGTGATGGGCGAGGAGTGGTTCGACCGGTTCGAGGTGCTGGCCGCCGGTGACGTCGTGCCGGCGAAGAAGCCGGCGCCGGACATCTACCGCTACGCGCTCGAACGGCTTGGGCTGCCGCCGGAGCATGCGCTGGCGGTGGAGGACTCGGCCAACGGGCTGCGCTCGGCGCGGGGGGCGGGGCTGGCCTGTGTGGTGACGGTCAACGACTACACCCGCGGGCAGTGCTTCGACGGCGCCGATCTGGTGGTCTCCGACCTCGGCGAGCCGGATGGGCCGGAGGTGGAGCTGCTGGCCGACCCGCATGGGTTGGCGCCGTTTCATCATGTCGATCTGCCGCTGCTTCGTCGGCTGGAGGGGTGTCATGGAGCTGTTTGA
- a CDS encoding DUF2064 domain-containing protein encodes MRMRALQVVIMCKAPIPGKVKTRMVAAGMTPAEACALHREMARAVIRRAARLFPGRVTVAGSPAGHPFFAGIGLPVVDQGGGDLGGRMARVARPLLEAGRPVLLLGTDAPHMAPERLQRAVAAADDHDAVVGPVEDGGYDLLLLTTPAALALLEGIDWGSDRVSSQTRARAHARGLSLAWLEPGFDVDAPADLARSRAAGWPE; translated from the coding sequence ATGAGGATGCGTGCCCTGCAGGTGGTGATCATGTGCAAGGCGCCGATCCCCGGCAAGGTCAAGACCCGGATGGTGGCGGCGGGGATGACGCCCGCGGAGGCCTGCGCGCTCCATCGGGAGATGGCCCGGGCGGTGATCCGGCGCGCCGCGCGCCTCTTCCCCGGACGGGTGACCGTCGCCGGATCGCCGGCCGGTCACCCCTTCTTCGCCGGCATCGGTCTGCCGGTGGTCGATCAGGGCGGGGGGGATCTCGGGGGGCGCATGGCCCGTGTTGCGCGCCCGTTGCTCGAAGCGGGGCGGCCGGTGCTGCTGCTCGGCACCGACGCACCCCACATGGCGCCGGAGCGTCTTCAACGGGCGGTGGCGGCCGCCGACGACCACGACGCGGTCGTCGGGCCGGTCGAGGACGGCGGTTACGATCTGCTGCTGCTCACCACACCGGCCGCGTTGGCATTGCTTGAGGGAATCGACTGGGGCAGCGATCGGGTCAGCAGCCAGACCCGTGCCCGCGCCCACGCCCGTGGCCTGTCGCTGGCTTGGCTGGAGCCGGGTTTCGATGTGGACGCTCCGGCGGATCTGGCCCGGTCGCGGGCGGCGGGCTGGCCGGAGTAG
- a CDS encoding nucleotide sugar dehydrogenase, whose protein sequence is MVGLGYVGLPLALAFGRVLPTIGFDISERKIAAYRKGYDPTGEMTPEQFVRADKLEVTTDPARIGEADYIVVAVPTPVDAAHQPDLTPVVRASETVGRHMRAGATVIFESTVYPGVTEEVCVPILQRESGLERTQFRVGYSPERVNPGDKVHTLERIVKVVSGQDAATLEDVAALYERVIEAGVHRAPTIKTAEAAKVIENTQRDLNIALMNELAIIFDCMGIDTLDVLEAAGTKWNFLPFRPGLVGGHCIGVDPYYLTYRAEMLGYHPDVILAGRALNDGMGAFIGNKMVKLMIAADMKLRGGVVLVLGLTFKENCADLRNSRVIDVIRTLEEYGIRVLVHDPVADATAALEEYGIELVGLEGLPPLDGIVAAVAHRRLVAQPTERWCRLAKGGAPFVDVKSAFDRAALEAGGLRVWRL, encoded by the coding sequence GTGGTCGGGCTGGGCTATGTCGGGCTGCCGTTGGCGCTCGCCTTCGGCCGGGTGCTGCCGACCATCGGTTTCGACATCTCGGAGCGGAAGATCGCCGCCTACCGCAAAGGGTACGATCCGACCGGCGAGATGACCCCCGAGCAGTTCGTCCGCGCCGACAAGCTTGAGGTGACCACCGATCCGGCGCGTATCGGCGAGGCCGACTACATCGTGGTGGCGGTGCCGACACCGGTCGATGCCGCCCACCAGCCCGACCTGACGCCGGTGGTCCGGGCCAGCGAGACGGTGGGGCGCCACATGCGCGCCGGCGCCACCGTCATCTTCGAATCGACCGTTTACCCCGGGGTGACCGAGGAGGTGTGCGTGCCGATCCTGCAGCGGGAGTCGGGGCTGGAGCGGACGCAGTTCCGCGTCGGCTACTCGCCGGAGCGGGTCAATCCTGGCGACAAGGTCCACACGCTGGAGCGGATCGTCAAGGTGGTCTCCGGCCAGGATGCCGCCACCCTCGAGGATGTGGCGGCACTCTACGAACGGGTGATCGAGGCCGGCGTCCACCGCGCGCCGACCATCAAGACCGCCGAGGCGGCCAAGGTGATCGAGAACACCCAGCGCGACCTCAACATCGCCTTGATGAACGAGCTGGCCATCATCTTCGACTGCATGGGGATCGACACCCTCGATGTGCTGGAGGCGGCGGGCACCAAGTGGAACTTCCTCCCCTTCCGCCCGGGACTGGTCGGCGGCCACTGCATCGGCGTCGATCCCTACTACCTGACCTACCGCGCCGAGATGCTCGGCTACCATCCCGATGTCATCCTCGCCGGACGGGCGCTCAACGACGGCATGGGGGCCTTCATCGGCAACAAGATGGTCAAGCTGATGATCGCCGCCGACATGAAGCTGCGTGGTGGAGTGGTGCTGGTGCTGGGGCTCACCTTCAAGGAGAACTGCGCCGATCTGCGCAACTCGCGGGTGATCGATGTGATCCGCACGCTCGAGGAGTACGGCATCCGCGTGCTGGTGCACGATCCGGTGGCCGATGCCACGGCGGCGCTGGAGGAGTACGGCATCGAGCTGGTCGGGCTGGAGGGGTTGCCGCCGCTCGATGGCATCGTCGCCGCGGTGGCCCACCGGCGGCTGGTCGCGCAGCCGACGGAGCGGTGGTGCCGGTTGGCCAAGGGCGGGGCGCCGTTCGTCGATGTCAAGTCGGCCTTCGACCGCGCCGCGCTGGAGGCGGGAGGGCTCAGGGTCTGGCGGCTGTGA
- a CDS encoding PilZ domain-containing protein yields the protein MSNKPRRERQEFRVDDMLPLRDLPLTEEEFERKRSQISARARQATVLQEMINRDLFGNEVRDRLNPELSEAMSKLDAKLNFLIGANMMQNANQQEMKERPVNLSCTGAAFVPEHMYTKGMYINVIMMLATFPPTPVDLLGKVMWVRKKKSGEPFIGIKFFFRNRDEEDVMSKYVFKRSREMIRLKRLEEEERKSEQGAS from the coding sequence ATGAGCAACAAACCGAGGAGAGAACGTCAGGAGTTCCGCGTCGACGACATGCTTCCGTTGCGTGACCTTCCCCTCACCGAGGAGGAGTTCGAGCGCAAGCGGAGCCAGATCAGCGCCCGGGCCCGTCAGGCCACCGTCCTGCAGGAGATGATCAACAGGGATCTCTTCGGCAACGAGGTGCGCGACCGGCTCAATCCGGAGCTGAGCGAGGCGATGAGCAAGCTCGACGCCAAGCTCAACTTCCTGATCGGCGCCAACATGATGCAGAACGCCAACCAGCAGGAGATGAAGGAGCGTCCGGTCAATCTGAGCTGCACCGGTGCCGCCTTCGTTCCGGAGCATATGTACACCAAGGGAATGTACATCAACGTGATCATGATGCTGGCCACCTTCCCTCCCACACCGGTCGACCTGCTTGGCAAGGTGATGTGGGTGCGCAAGAAGAAGTCGGGGGAGCCCTTCATCGGCATCAAGTTCTTCTTTCGCAACCGGGACGAGGAGGACGTCATGTCCAAGTACGTCTTCAAGCGAAGCCGGGAGATGATCCGGCTCAAGCGGCTGGAAGAGGAGGAGCGCAAGTCGGAACAGGGGGCATCATAG